A window of the Salvelinus fontinalis isolate EN_2023a chromosome 26, ASM2944872v1, whole genome shotgun sequence genome harbors these coding sequences:
- the LOC129824328 gene encoding nuclear receptor ROR-beta-like — protein MRAQIEVIPCKICGDKSSGIHYGVITCEGCKGFFRRSQQNNAMYSCSRQRNCLIDRTNRNRCQHCRLQKCLVLGMSRDAVKFGRMSKKQRDSLYAEVQKHQKNQECLNQGLSLSREDVAGGESKGERHGDLSRSYSSGGSSSTLSDLDDIAALPKLFDLPLTPQEAHEYCSLELQEDHGGSTGNTSNSSSPSSSSPISSNQNSPQQNLLDVTDANGIKHEYQMLSHTHALLAHTHATLLETLPDDCTLMDIERITQSVVKSHLETSQYSSDDLKRLTYNRMQYSPEETRNFQCESAESVWQQCAHHITNSIQYVVEFAKRITGFMDLCQNDQIILLKAGCLEVLLIRMCRAFNATTNTMFFDGKFASAQLFKALGCDDLVSAVFDLAKGLSRLQLTDEEMALFSAAVLLSPDRPWLADSQKVQKLQAKVYLALQHSLHMSGAADEKLDQMVSKLPIMKSICNLHIDKLEFFRLVHPETAYSFPPLYREVFGSEISLPDSTNNS, from the exons CTCAAATAGAAGTAATACCCTGCAAGATCTGTGGGGACAAGTCCTCAGGAATCCACTATGGAGTTATTACCTGTGAAGGCTGCAAG GGGTTCTTCCGCCGCAGCCAGCAGAACAATGCCATGTATTCGTGTTCCCGCCAGAGGAACTGTCTTATTGACCGAACCAACCGCAACCGCTGCCAACACTGCAGACTGCAGAAGTGTCTGGTGTTAGGCATGAGCCGGGACG CGGTGAAGTTTGGCCGTATGTCTAAGAAGCAGCGCGACAGCCTGTACGCTGAGGTCCAGAAGCACCAGAAAAACCAGGAGtgtctgaaccagggtctgtcaCTGTCCAGGGAAGACGTGGCTGGGGGAGAAAGCAAGGGGGAGAGGCACGGGGATCTCAGTCGCTCCTACAGCAGCGGGGGCTCCAGCTCCACCCTGAGTGACCTGGATGACATCGCAGCGCTCCCCAAACTGTTTGACCTCCCCTTGACCCCACAGGAGGCCCACGAGTACTGCAGCCTGGAGCTGCAAGAAGACCACGGCGGAAGCACTGGGAACACCTCCAAttcttcatcaccatcatcatcctcgcCCATTTCGTCCAATCAGAATTCTCCCCAGCAAAATCTACTGGATGTCACCGACGCCAATGGTATCAAACACGAGTACCAGATGTTGTCGCACACACACGCGCtcctggcacacacacacgccacactgCTAGAGACACTGCCTGATGACTGCACTCTTATGGATATAG AGCGTATCACCCAGAGTGTGGTCAAGTCCCACTTGGAGACAAGTCAGTACAGCTCTGACGACCTGAAGAGGCTGACATACAATCGGATGCAGTACTCACCTGAGGAGACTCGCAACTTCCAGTGCGAG TCTGCAGAGTCTGTGTGGCAGCAATGTGCCCACCACATCACCAATTCCATCCAGTACGTGGTGGAGTTTGCCAAACGCATTACAGGCTTCATGGACCTGTGTCAGAATGACCAGATTATTCTGCTCAAAGCAG GCTGTCTGGAGGTGCTGTTGATTAGGATGTGCAGGGCATTTAACGCCACCACCAACACCATGTTCTTTGATGGCAAATTTGCCTCCGCTCAGCTCTTCAAAGCCCTCG GTTGCGATGACCTGGTCAGTGCCGTGTTTGACCTGGCCAAAGGGCTCTCCCGCCTGCAGCTGACCGATGAGGAGATGGCTCTGTTCAGCGCCGCTGTCCTTCTGTCCCCAGACCGACCATGGTTAGCCGACAGCCAGAAGGTCCAGAAGCTACAGGCGAAGGTCTACCTGGCTCTGCAACACAGTCTGCACATGAGCGGAGCTGCCGACGAGAAGCTAGACCAG ATGGTATCCAAGCTGCCGATAATGAAGTCCATCTGTAATCTCCACATCGACAAGCTGGAGTTCTTTCGTCTGGTCCACCCCGAGACCGCATACAGCTTCCCACCACTCTACCGGGAAGTGTTTGGGAGTGAGATCTCTCTCCCCGACTCTACAAACAACTcctag